The following are encoded in a window of Rosa chinensis cultivar Old Blush chromosome 4, RchiOBHm-V2, whole genome shotgun sequence genomic DNA:
- the LOC112199445 gene encoding bidirectional sugar transporter SWEET16, translating into MKLFALCSSKYPKTPTKAVTLPWFCGLDLGIPLAILLIARRVVDLDDRTSTFGSVAALLNVASFYWPIVELKTMIVNPVLDLDNILLWNGFICCFNGGAWALYGWYVEDLYILVPNCLGMILGCFEVLTFCIQRHRLQQPATLLAEPLLPGWEAVTGEGPPDS; encoded by the exons ATGAAGCTCTTTGCATTGTGTTCATCCAAGTATCCGAAAACTCCGACAAAG GCTGTGACATTGCCATGGTTCTGTGGCCTGGATTTGGGCATCCCTCTTGCCATTCTCCTGATTGCTCGTAGGGTTGTGGACCTTGATGATCGCACAAGCACCTTTGGCAGCGTGGCTGCACTGTTGAATGTTGCATCATTCTACTGGCCCATTGTCGAGTTG AAAACTATGATAGTTAATCCTGTGTTGGACTTGGATAATATATTGCTTTGGAACGGATTCATCTGTTGTTTTAATGGAGGGGCATGGGCTTTGTATGGTTGGTATGTGGAGGACCTCTATATTTTG GTACCAAACTGCTTGGGAATGATACTAGGCTGTTTTGAAGTGCTCACTTTCTGCATTCAGAGGCACAGGCTGCAGCAACCGGCAACATTATTGGCTGAGCCCCTTTTGCCTGGTTGGGAAGCTGTCACTGGAGAGGGACCACCAGACTCTTAG